In Rhipicephalus microplus isolate Deutch F79 chromosome 9, USDA_Rmic, whole genome shotgun sequence, one genomic interval encodes:
- the LOC142771281 gene encoding polyhomeotic-proximal chromatin protein-like, whose amino-acid sequence MPVPNRRQRRHVKGQKARSRAASTASCGTPRGTPPYSGQRPQRLETRSDITEDPLHEACRALVLSDLSRLLPTPTVSKPGVITHVIDGYVIQESLQPLSTATAATTSSVEEAQRYYHVSSADAPLSTKLGPGTDPGTSGAVAQDSTTKREHPQSLDTSFIETPGTAESLPRAATSTAKLRRRKKIPSLVCKKTEKGLKTTPRKTVSSVPGVDATSKSELINGTPPEVQPMSPQGSVALQASPPLITEPRQRQHEPAYPLQNWSNSPENWTVDEVAEYVSGIPGCERIAEKFRHHEIDGGALFLIKEHHLIRTMDMKLGPALKICATIGSLREVLS is encoded by the coding sequence ATGCCTGTACCGAATCGTCGGCAAAGACGCCACGTTAAGGGCCAGAAAGCACGCAGTCGTGCCGCTTCGACGGCCTCCTGCGGAACTCCCAGAGGCACACCGCCGTACTCCGGGCAACGTCCACAACGACTCGAGACCCGATCGGACATTACCGAAGATCCGTTACACGAAGCCTGCAGGGCCTTAGTCCTATCGGACCTCAGTCGCCTCTTGCCCACCCCGACGGTGTCCAAGCCAGGCGTGATAACGCACGTCATCGACGGGTACGTCATCCAGGAGTCATTGCAACCTTTGTCAACTGCGACCGCGGCAACGACATCCAGTGTTGAGGAGGCGCAGCGTTACTATCACGTCAGCAGCGCGGACGCACCACTGTCGACGAAGCTGGGCCCGGGGACAGACCCCGGTACGTCTGGAGCCGTAGCGCAGGATTCGACCACTAAGCGTGAACATCCGCAGTCCCTCGATACGTCCTTCATCGAGACGCCTGGCACAGCCGAGTCACTTCCGCGTGCTGCAACGTCCACAGCGAAATTGAGGCGCAGAAAGAAGATTCCGTCACTGGTCtgcaagaaaacagaaaaaggCCTCAAGACGACTCCGAGAAAGACCGTCTCCTCTGTCCCAGGCGTCGATGCCACCTCCAAGTCTGAACTCATCAATGGGACGCCACCAGAAGTCCAACCGATGTCTCCCCAGGGCTCAGTGGCTTTGCAGGCATCTCCTCCGCTGATAACCGAACCCCGGCAGCGTCAGCACGAACCTGCGTATCCACTGCAGAATTGGAGTAACTCGCCGGAAAACTGGACGGTGGATGAAGTAGCAGAGTACGTTTCCGGGATCCCTGGGTGCGAGCGCATCGCTGAGAAGTTCCGCCACCACGAGATCGACGGCGGCGCGTTGTTCCTCATCAAGGAACACCACCTCATCAGGACGATGGACATGAAACTGGGACCGGCGTTGAAGATTTGTGCCACCATTGGTTCACTTCGCGAGGTGTTGTCCTAA